The window CAAAATGGATGGGGTCTACCCCTAAGGAGACCATCACGGGCAAGAGCACAGGAGTGACCAGCATTATGGTGGCCAGAGTTTCCATAAACATCCCCATGAACAGGAGGAAAAAGATTATCAATGCCCAGATCACGTAGAGGTTGTCGGTGAGATTCAGCAGTCCCTTGGCGATGAGATCAGGAATGTTATTGAGGGTGAGAAGATGGCCAAAGGCAAGGGCTGTGAACATGATGATCAGCACTCGGCCAGTAATCCATGTGGTGCTCTCCAGGGCCTTCATGACCCCGCCGAGTTCTATTTCTTTATAGATGAAAATACCGACAAAGAGAGTATAGAAAATCGAGACGATAGCAGCCTCGGTCGGTGTAAAAAAACCGGTGTAGATCCCGCCCAGGATAATGACCGGAGTAAGGAGCGCCCAGAACCCGTCTCTCATTGTCTTGAGAATTCCCTGGGCGGAAATCTCTTTGCCGTCTCCCTCATACTGTCTGCGCCTGGATATGAAATAGTTCATGCCCATGAGGCCAACAGCCAGCATCACACCGGGGATAAACCCTGCAATGAAAAGGTCTGCAATCGACTCCGATGCGGTAACACCATAGATAACCATGGGGATGCTCGGGGGAATGACTACACCCAGACCTCCGGACGATGAGGTAATAGCTCCGGAATAGCCTCTGTCATAACCGTGCCTGACCATTGCCGGAATCATCAACATACCTACTGCGGCAGTGGTAGCAGGACCTGAGCCAGAGATTGCGCCAAAGAACAGACAGGACAAAACCGTGGAAGCAGCCATACCACCAGTGAAAGGCCCCGCTA of the Desulfosediminicola ganghwensis genome contains:
- a CDS encoding TRAP transporter large permease, producing the protein MSVTAVLFVSFIGLLLLGAPITLSLGAAAMGGMLVSGKPLEGLVEIAYTSVNSFPIMALPAFILSGALMESAGISKRLVAVAEALAGPFTGGMAASTVLSCLFFGAISGSGPATTAAVGMLMIPAMVRHGYDRGYSGAITSSSGGLGVVIPPSIPMVIYGVTASESIADLFIAGFIPGVMLAVGLMGMNYFISRRRQYEGDGKEISAQGILKTMRDGFWALLTPVIILGGIYTGFFTPTEAAIVSIFYTLFVGIFIYKEIELGGVMKALESTTWITGRVLIIMFTALAFGHLLTLNNIPDLIAKGLLNLTDNLYVIWALIIFFLLFMGMFMETLATIMLVTPVLLPVMVSLGVDPIHFGVVLVCCCEIGFATPPLGENMFIASGVARATLEEISVNALPFVFVSVFVVFLIAYLPGLTLWLPNVLNTVFQ